One stretch of Poecilia reticulata strain Guanapo linkage group LG21, Guppy_female_1.0+MT, whole genome shotgun sequence DNA includes these proteins:
- the ppp2r5cb gene encoding protein phosphatase 2, regulatory subunit B', gamma b isoform X4, with protein sequence MLACTSTATGMVVDTPSSNGPFQPTALMHFRDVPPAEQEKLFIQKLRQCCVLFDFVSDPLSDLKWKEVKRAALSEMVEYITHNRNVITEPIYPEVVHMFAVNMFRTLPPSSNPTGAEFDPEEDEPTLEAAWPHLQLVYEFFLRFLESPDFQPNVAKKYIDQKFVMQLLELFDSEDPRERDFLKTTLHRIYGKFLGLRAYIRKQINNIFYTFIYETERHNGIAELLEILGSIINGFALPLKEEHKIFLLKVLLPLHKVKSLSVYHPQLAYCVVQFLEKDSTLTEPTVMALLKYWPKTHSPKEVMFLNELEEILDVIEPSEFVKVMEPLFRQLAKCVSSPHFQVAERALYYWNNEYIMSLISDNAAKILPIMFPALYRNSKTHWNKTIHGLIYNALKLFMEMNQKLFDDCTQQFKAEKSKEKSKWKEREDAWLKIENLAKSNPQIQKDQRRERPLVRRKSELPKDISTVTALELHRRAEEMLTTHDAH encoded by the exons ACGTTCCcccagcagagcaggagaagCTGTTCATCCAGAAGCTGCGTCAGTGCTGCGTCCTCTTCGACTTCGTCTCGGACCCCCTGAGCGACCTGAAATGGAAGGAGGTGAAGCGAGCCGCTCTGAGCGAGATGGTGGAATACATCACCCACAACAGGAATGTCATCACAGAGCCCATCTACCCAGAAGTAGTTCATATG TTTGCTGTGAACATGTTTAGGACGTTGCCTCCCTCATCGAACCCCACCGGTGCAGAGTTTGACCCTGAGGAGGACGAGCCCACGCTAGAGGCGGCATGGCCACATCTACAG CTGGTGTATGAATTTTTCCTACGGTTTCTAGAGTCACCAGACTTCCAACCTAACGTTGCCAAAAAGTATATTGACCAGAAGTTTGTAATGCAG CTCTTGGAACTGTTTGACAGCGAAGATCccagagaaagagattttttaaaaaccactcTGCATCGCATCTACGGCAAGTTCCTGGGTCTGCGAGCGTACATTAGGAAACAgataaataacatattttatac GTTCATTTATGAAACAGAGCGCCATAACGGCATAGCAGAACTACTGGAAATACTCGGCAG CATAATTAACGGATTTGCTTTGCCACTGAAAGAAGAGCACAAAATTTTTCTACTGAAAGTCCTTCTGCCTTTACACAAAGTCAAATCTCTGAGTGTTTATCACCCACAG cTGGCCTACTGTGTGGTCCAGTTCTTGGAGAAGGACAGCACCCTCACAGAGCCG ACCGTCATGGCTTTGTTAAAATATTGGCCAAAGACCCACAGTCCAAAGGAGGTGATGTTCCTCAACGAGCTGGAGGAGATCCTGGACGTCATCGAGCCCTCGGAGTTCGTCAAAGTCATGGAGCCTCTTTTCAGACAGCTCGCCAAGTGTGTGTCGAGTCCACACTTTCAG GTGGCCGAGCGCGCTCTCTACTACTGGAACAACGAGTACATCATGAGCCTGATCAGCGACAACGCCGCCAAGATCCTTCCCATCATGTTCCCAGCCCTTTACCGCAACTCCAAGACCCACTGGAACAA GACAATCCACGGCTTGATTTACAACGCTCTGAAGCTCTTTATGGAGATGAATCAGAAGCTGTTTGACGACTGCACCCAGCAGTTCAAAGCGGAGAAAAGCAA AGAGAAAAGCAAATGGAAGGAGAGAGAAGACGCATGGCTGAAGATAGAGAATCTCGCAAAGTCCAACCCACAG ATCCAAAAAGATCAGCGCAGAGAGCGGCCTTTGGTGAGGAGGAAATCGGAGCTTCCGAAAGACATCTCCACCGTCACGGCGTTGGAGTTGCACCGAAGAGCCGAGGAAATGCTGACGACGCACGACGCCCACTAA
- the ppp2r5cb gene encoding protein phosphatase 2, regulatory subunit B', gamma b isoform X3, translating to MLACTSTATGMVVDTPSSNGPFQPTALMHFRDVPPAEQEKLFIQKLRQCCVLFDFVSDPLSDLKWKEVKRAALSEMVEYITHNRNVITEPIYPEVVHMFAVNMFRTLPPSSNPTGAEFDPEEDEPTLEAAWPHLQLVYEFFLRFLESPDFQPNVAKKYIDQKFVMQLLELFDSEDPRERDFLKTTLHRIYGKFLGLRAYIRKQINNIFYTFIYETERHNGIAELLEILGSIINGFALPLKEEHKIFLLKVLLPLHKVKSLSVYHPQLAYCVVQFLEKDSTLTEPTVMALLKYWPKTHSPKEVMFLNELEEILDVIEPSEFVKVMEPLFRQLAKCVSSPHFQVAERALYYWNNEYIMSLISDNAAKILPIMFPALYRNSKTHWNKTIHGLIYNALKLFMEMNQKLFDDCTQQFKAEKSKEKSKWKEREDAWLKIENLAKSNPQFLVYIDPPGSGGAMDMETDVPLIEDVSVLKQTVEEGATQIQKDQRRERPLVRRKSELPKDISTVTALELHRRAEEMLTTHDAH from the exons ACGTTCCcccagcagagcaggagaagCTGTTCATCCAGAAGCTGCGTCAGTGCTGCGTCCTCTTCGACTTCGTCTCGGACCCCCTGAGCGACCTGAAATGGAAGGAGGTGAAGCGAGCCGCTCTGAGCGAGATGGTGGAATACATCACCCACAACAGGAATGTCATCACAGAGCCCATCTACCCAGAAGTAGTTCATATG TTTGCTGTGAACATGTTTAGGACGTTGCCTCCCTCATCGAACCCCACCGGTGCAGAGTTTGACCCTGAGGAGGACGAGCCCACGCTAGAGGCGGCATGGCCACATCTACAG CTGGTGTATGAATTTTTCCTACGGTTTCTAGAGTCACCAGACTTCCAACCTAACGTTGCCAAAAAGTATATTGACCAGAAGTTTGTAATGCAG CTCTTGGAACTGTTTGACAGCGAAGATCccagagaaagagattttttaaaaaccactcTGCATCGCATCTACGGCAAGTTCCTGGGTCTGCGAGCGTACATTAGGAAACAgataaataacatattttatac GTTCATTTATGAAACAGAGCGCCATAACGGCATAGCAGAACTACTGGAAATACTCGGCAG CATAATTAACGGATTTGCTTTGCCACTGAAAGAAGAGCACAAAATTTTTCTACTGAAAGTCCTTCTGCCTTTACACAAAGTCAAATCTCTGAGTGTTTATCACCCACAG cTGGCCTACTGTGTGGTCCAGTTCTTGGAGAAGGACAGCACCCTCACAGAGCCG ACCGTCATGGCTTTGTTAAAATATTGGCCAAAGACCCACAGTCCAAAGGAGGTGATGTTCCTCAACGAGCTGGAGGAGATCCTGGACGTCATCGAGCCCTCGGAGTTCGTCAAAGTCATGGAGCCTCTTTTCAGACAGCTCGCCAAGTGTGTGTCGAGTCCACACTTTCAG GTGGCCGAGCGCGCTCTCTACTACTGGAACAACGAGTACATCATGAGCCTGATCAGCGACAACGCCGCCAAGATCCTTCCCATCATGTTCCCAGCCCTTTACCGCAACTCCAAGACCCACTGGAACAA GACAATCCACGGCTTGATTTACAACGCTCTGAAGCTCTTTATGGAGATGAATCAGAAGCTGTTTGACGACTGCACCCAGCAGTTCAAAGCGGAGAAAAGCAA AGAGAAAAGCAAATGGAAGGAGAGAGAAGACGCATGGCTGAAGATAGAGAATCTCGCAAAGTCCAACCCACAG TTTTTGGTGTACATTGACCCTCCAGGATCAGGCGGTGCGATGGACATGGAGACAGATGTGCCGCTGATAGAAGATGTCAGTGTGTTAAAGCAAACAGTAGAGGAGGGAGCCACACAG ATCCAAAAAGATCAGCGCAGAGAGCGGCCTTTGGTGAGGAGGAAATCGGAGCTTCCGAAAGACATCTCCACCGTCACGGCGTTGGAGTTGCACCGAAGAGCCGAGGAAATGCTGACGACGCACGACGCCCACTAA